In one window of Camelina sativa cultivar DH55 chromosome 15, Cs, whole genome shotgun sequence DNA:
- the LOC104744330 gene encoding 14-3-3-like protein GF14 nu — protein MSSLREENVYLAKLAEQAERYEEMVEFMEKVAKTVDTDELTMEERNLLSVAYKNVIGDRRASWRIISSIEQKEESRGNDDHVSIIKDYRGKIETELNRICDGILNLLDSHLVPTASLAESKVFYLKMKGDYHRYLAEFKTGADRKESAESTLVAYKSAQDIALAELAPTHPIRLGLALNFSVFYYEILNSPDRACSLAKQAFDEAISELDTLGEESYKDSTLIMQLLRDNLTLWTSDINDEVGGDEIKEASKHEPEEGKPAETGH, from the exons ATGTCGtctttgagagaagagaatgtGTACTTAGCCAAGTTAGCTGAGCAAGCTGAACGTTATGAGGAAATGGTTGAGTTCATGGAGAAAGTCGCAAAGACTGTTGACACCGATGAGCTTACTATGGAAGAGAGAAACCTCTTGTCTGTTGCTTACAAGAACGTTATTGGTGATAGGAGAGCTTCTTGGAGGATCATATCTTCCATTGaacaaaaggaagaaagcaGAGGCAACGATGATCATGTTTCGATTATCAAAGACTACAGAGGAAAGATCGAAACCGAACTTAACAGAATCTGTGATGGAATATTGAATCTTTTGGATTCTCACCTTGTTCCAACTGCATCTTTGGCTGAGTCCAAAGTCTTTTACCTCAAAATGAAAGGTGATTACCACAGGTACCTTGCTGAGTTTAAGACTGGAGCTGATAGGAAGGAATCTGCAGAGAGCACCCTCGTTGCTTACAAGTCAGCTCAG GATATTGCACTTGCTGAGTTAGCTCCTACTCATCCGATTCGATTGGGACTTGCTCTTAACTTCTCTGTCTTCTACTACGAGATTCTCAACTCGCCTGATCGTGCATGCAGTCTCGCGAAACAG GCTTTTGATGAGGCCATTTCTGAGCTGGATACATTAGGAGAAGAATCATACAAAGACAGTACACTGATAATGCAACTTCTCCGTGACAATTTGACCCTCTGGACTTCTGACATCAAT GATGAGGTGGGAGGTGATGAGATCAAGGAGGCGTCAAAACATGAGCCGGAAGAGGGCAAACCAGCAGAGACAGGGCATTGA
- the LOC104744329 gene encoding ultraviolet-B receptor UVR8-like, which translates to MVSATSIIAWGSGEDGQLGIGTSEDKEWACVVEALEPYSVRSVVSGSRNSLAICDDGTMFTWGWNQRGTLGHPPETKTENIPSRVKALANVKITQAAIGGWHCLAVDDQGRAYAWGGNEYGQCGDEPLKDEMGRPVRRDIVIPKRCAPKLTVRQVAAGGTHSVVLTREGHVWTWGQPWPPGDIKQISVPVRVQGLENVRLIAVGAFHNLALEEDGRLLAWGNNEYGQLGTGDTQPTSHPVPVQGLDDLTLVDIAAGGWHSTALTDKGEVYGWGRGEHGRLGFGDNDKSSKMVPQKVNLLSEEDIIQVSCGGTHSVALTRDGKIFSFGRGDHGRLGYGRKVTTGQPLELPIMIPPPEGSFNHADEEEEGKWLAKSIACGGRHTLAVVKWKSDDI; encoded by the exons aTGGTTTCAGCTACTTCAATCATAGCCTG GGGCTCTGGAGAAGATGGGCAACTAGGAATTGGTACCAGCGAAGACAAGGAATGGGCTTGCGTCGTTGAAGCTCTTGAGCCTTACTCTGTTCGCTCCGTTGTCTCTGGTAGCCGTAACTCCCTCGCCATTTGCGATGATGGCACG ATGTTTACATGGGGTTGGAATCAAAGAGGTACATTAGGACACCcaccagaaacaaaaacagaaaacatccCTAGTCGAGTTAAGGCTCTTGCCAATGTCAAGATCACTCAG GCAGCAATTGGTGGTTGGCATTGTTTAGCTGTTGATGATCAGGGCCGAGCATATGCGTGGG GTGGGAATGAGTATGGACAATGTGGTGACGAGCCTTTAAAAGACGAGATGGGTAGGCCCGTGCGAAGAGATATTGTGATCCCTAAGCGTTGTGCCCCGAAACTTACAGTCCGACAG GTAGCTGCAGGTGGTACTCACTCGGTGGTTCTGACACGTGAAGGTCATGTGTGGACTTGGGGTCAACCTTGGCCTCCTGGTGACAT AAAACAAATATCTGTTCCTGTAAGAGTTCAAGGTCTTGAAAATGTTCGTCTTATCGCTGTTGGAGCATTTCATAATCTGGCTCTTGAAGAAGATGGCAGATTATTGGCATGGGGTAATAACGAATACGGACAACTTGGAACCGGTGACACTCAGCCAACATCTCATCCTGTTCCAGTCCAAGGCCTTGATGATCTCACTTTG GTCGATATTGCTGCTGGTGGGTGGCATTCAACGGCTTTAACCGATAAAGGAGAG GTGTATGGTTGGGGAAGAGGAGAACACGGAAGACTAGGGTTCGGTGACAATGACAAGAGCAGCAAAATGGTTCCACAGAAAGTAAATCTTCTATCTGAAGAAGATATAATTCAG GTTTCTTGTGGCGGAACACATTCAGTTGCTTTGACAAGAGATGGCAAAATCTTCTCG TTTGGTAGAGGAGATCATGGTAGACTTGGATATGGAAGGAAAGTAACAACAGGACAACCATTGGAATTACCTATAATGATACCTCCACCTGAAGGAAGCTTTAATCATgccgacgaagaagaagaaggaaaatggTTAGCTAAGTCAATCGCTTGTGGTGGCCGCCACACTCTTGCAGTTGTTAAATGGAAGTCCGATGATATTTGA